A region from the Ammospiza nelsoni isolate bAmmNel1 chromosome 1, bAmmNel1.pri, whole genome shotgun sequence genome encodes:
- the PSMG4 gene encoding proteasome assembly chaperone 4 isoform X1 has product MEAAGGGGAAGGIALHDFSGQLGEQRVHFHAMRLRDSLFLWVGAAPALASLAVAMCSPRDSIPVAASLLGDPSDTASSCLAQRLASKTKKQIFVSYNLQNTDSNFTLLIENRIKEEMTAFPDKF; this is encoded by the exons ATGgaggcggcgggcggcggcggagcggcgggCGGCATCGCCCTGCACGACTTCAGCGGGCAGCTGGGCGAGCAGCGGGTGCACTTCCACGCCATGCGGCTGCGGGACTCGCTCTTCCTCTGGGTGGGCGCCGCGCCCGCCCTGGCCAGCCTGGCCGTCGCCATGTGCAGCCCCCGT GACAGCATCCCGGTGGCCGCCTCGCTCCTGGGGGACCCCTCGGACACcgcctcctcctgcctggcGCAGCGCTTGG CCAGCAAGACCAAAAAGCAGATATTTGTCAGCTACAATCTTCAAAACACAGACAGCAATTTCACCTTACTCATAGAAAACAGGATCAAAGAAGAAATGACAGCTTTTCCAGACAAGTTCTGA
- the PSMG4 gene encoding proteasome assembly chaperone 4 isoform X2, which produces MEAAGGGGAAGGIALHDFSGQLGEQRVHFHAMRLRDSLFLWVGAAPALASLAVAMCSPRDSIPVAASLLGDPSDTASSCLAQRLARPKSRYLSATIFKTQTAISPYS; this is translated from the exons ATGgaggcggcgggcggcggcggagcggcgggCGGCATCGCCCTGCACGACTTCAGCGGGCAGCTGGGCGAGCAGCGGGTGCACTTCCACGCCATGCGGCTGCGGGACTCGCTCTTCCTCTGGGTGGGCGCCGCGCCCGCCCTGGCCAGCCTGGCCGTCGCCATGTGCAGCCCCCGT GACAGCATCCCGGTGGCCGCCTCGCTCCTGGGGGACCCCTCGGACACcgcctcctcctgcctggcGCAGCGCTTGG CAAGACCAAAAAGCAGATATTTGTCAGCTACAATCTTCAAAACACAGACAGCAATTTCACCTTACTCATAG